Proteins encoded within one genomic window of Glandiceps talaboti chromosome 3, keGlaTala1.1, whole genome shotgun sequence:
- the LOC144432836 gene encoding uncharacterized protein LOC144432836 — MMKKAFFGLCFSAAIFGFLFFNEYLVFNVPNLSGGIFVSIVATRMEDIGNATQERDGFTEYVETTFETTTSAVTTAFDEEPVGRSGNLFVLSGLDDNNIPTTTTTTTTTTTTKLVSTTDTATAIVDSVGYDETHILSPDIRRKMANRYLFPIVNQNGGPNFQYQQFVYSIYMALNTYRTIVLTDFNRHHKNALKEDGLAFNETFDSNVFREFIPAISIEEFREKCGSNVKNVLVLPTYRHKPFSYVVHDFNQEREWLRLRADISIPDNWAIPRTNTSIRNMFKKLEDEMCVVMISPESFRDTVHPPTEESTQSLYAHLIRTPFLRKTVSELMPQLCNGGPVLTFHWRNKTGEMCLHKGVKCHENFVEHQERMLELLSKEIKDIQRKRNINCVLVAYSPEEPKHFLNIFKSYIPNVITIDDVINLHNPGIESYNGDDYFMSLIEQEICARSDVFIGNGRSNWSIFILRERQVYDRGPTYDILEDFPSISDIVMDCYK; from the exons ATGATGAAGAAGGCTTTTTTCGGTCTCTGTTTTAGTGCGGCTATTTTTGGATTTCTATTTTTTAATGAATACTTGGTGTTCAATGTTCCAAATCTTAGTGGAGGCATATTTGTGTCTATTGTTGCAACAAGGATGGAAGATATCGGTAACGCCACACAGGAAAGG GATGGCTTCACAGAATATGTTGAAACAACTTTTGAAACGACGACCTCTGCAGTAACAACTGCTTTTGATGAAGAACCAGTAGGGCGTTCGGGTAACCTTTTCGTATTATCTGGACTAGATGACAATAAtatccccaccaccaccactaccaccaccaccaccaccaccaccaaactTGTCTCTACTACTGATACAGCGACTGCGATCGTAGATAGTGTTGGATATGATGAGACTCATATTTTATCGCCAGACATACGTCGCAAAATGGCTAACCGATATCTTTTTCCAATCGTTAACCAGAATGGAGGGCCAAATTTtcaatatcaacaatttgtatATTCTATTTACATGGCTTTGAATACCTACAGAACGATAGTACTAACAGACTTTAATCGCCATCATAAAAATGCCCTGAAAGAGGATGGACTTGCATTTAATGAGACTTTTGACAGCAATGTTTTCAGAGAATTTATACCCGCCATTTCAATTGAAGAATTCAGAGAAAAGTGTGGCTCCAATGTTAAAAACGTACTTGTATTACCTACGTATCGGCATAAACCATTTTCATATGTGGTACATGACTTTAATCAAGAGAGAGAATGGTTGCGTTTGAGAGCTGATATATCAATACCTGATAATTGGGCAATCCCTCGGACCAATACAAGTATTCGGAACATGTTTAAGAAGTTAGAGGACGAAATGTGCGTTGTTATGATTAGTCCGGAGTCTTTCCGTGATACTGTGCATCCACCCACGGAGGAAAGTACCCAATCCCTGTACGCACACTTGATTAGAACACCGTTTTTGCGGAAAACGGTGTCGGAGTTAATGCCTCAACTTTGTAACGGGGGACCAGTTTTGACTTTCCATTGGAGAAACAAGACAGGAGAGAT GTGCCTTCACAAAGGTGTAAAATGCCATGAAAATTTCGTTGAACATCAGGAAAGAATGTTGGAATTACTTTCAAAAGAGATCAAAGATATTCAGAGGAAGAGAAATATTAACTGTGTGTTGGTGGCGTATTCACCAGAGGAACCCAAG CATTTCCTCAACATATTCAAGAGTTACATCCCAAACGTAATCACCatagatgacgtcatcaatctGCATAATCCAGGAATCGAATCATACAACGGTGATGACTATTTCATGTCTTTAATTGAACAAGAAATCTGTGCCA GAAGTGACGTTTTCATTGGAAATGGAAGGTCAAATTGGTCCATTTTTATCCTTCGAGAACGACAAGTATATGACAGAGGACCTACATATGATATTCTCGAAGACTTTCCAAGTATATCAGACATTGTTATGGACTGTTACAAATAA